GCCGTCGTACCGCTGGTGACGTTGACGCTCGCCCTCGGGGTCGCGGTGGCCATCACGCTGGGCGGGCCCAGCAAGGGCCCGGTCCGGGGGATCCGGGGTGCGTCGTTCTACCGGATCATCTCGTTCTTCCCCTACGTCGTGCCGGCGATCATCGTCGGCCTGATCTGGGCGCAGATGTTCGACCCGAACGCCGGCCTGGTCAACGGCTTCCTCACCAAGATCGGTCTTGACGGCTTCGTGGCGTTCGCCTGGCTGGGCGAGGTCTCGACCGCCATGCCGTCCCTGATGTTCGTCTTCGTCTGGGGACTCGTCGGGTTCTACGCGGTGCTCTTCATCGCCGCGATCAAGGGAGTTCCCGCCGAGCTGTACGAGGCGGCCAGGATCGACGGGGCCGGACGGTTCCGGACCACGATCTCGATCACCCTGCCGGCGATCCGGGACAGTGTGCAGACGGCGTACATCTATCTCGGCATCGCCGCGCTGGACGCGTTCGTCTACGTACAGGCACTGTTGCCGAACGGCGGGCCGGCCAACTCGACCCTGACGATCAGCCAGCGGCTGTTCAACGTCGCCTTTGCGAAGCAGCAGTTCGGATATGCCACCGCGATGGGTGTCGTCCTCGCCGGCGTCACCCTGGTGTTCGCGGCGCTGGTGTTCACCGTCTTCCGCCTGACCGGCGGTGGCGAGGGCAAAGAGAATGCGCGTGGGTTCAAGGCTCGGCGTGCTGGAGCCAAGGGAGGTGCTCAGTGAGCGCCATAGCCGCCGACCGGAAACTGGTCAGAGTCACCGCAAGCAGCGACCGCAGGTTCGCCACGATCTCGCACGTCTTGCTAGTCATATGGTCCGTGGTCGTGATCGTGCCCATGCTGTGGGTACTGATGTCGTCGTTCAAGTCGACCGGCGAGATCCTGTCGTCGCCATTCTCGCTCCCGGACCAATGGAGGGTCGAGAACTACGCGAACGCGTGGACCGACGCGA
The Streptomyces sp. NBC_00234 DNA segment above includes these coding regions:
- a CDS encoding carbohydrate ABC transporter permease, whose translation is MSDTITKPEPTSGRLKSAARGGRPGRRKLTFDRVTFFLAFLGIPLAVFILFVLMPFVQAIYWAMTDWRGFSPDYNFVGLDNFIKMFEDDIFLKALRNVALLAAVVPLVTLTLALGVAVAITLGGPSKGPVRGIRGASFYRIISFFPYVVPAIIVGLIWAQMFDPNAGLVNGFLTKIGLDGFVAFAWLGEVSTAMPSLMFVFVWGLVGFYAVLFIAAIKGVPAELYEAARIDGAGRFRTTISITLPAIRDSVQTAYIYLGIAALDAFVYVQALLPNGGPANSTLTISQRLFNVAFAKQQFGYATAMGVVLAGVTLVFAALVFTVFRLTGGGEGKENARGFKARRAGAKGGAQ